The Micropterus dolomieu isolate WLL.071019.BEF.003 ecotype Adirondacks linkage group LG11, ASM2129224v1, whole genome shotgun sequence genomic interval GTCCTGATGCTGCGGTGCTCGTAGTCGTCGCGTGTCCATGTGAGTTTTTTggacacaaatgtttgtctctcttcttcttcttcttcttctttttcttcctcttcttcttcctcctcctctccttcttcttcttcatcatcttgtttttcttgttcttcttcttcatcatcttgTTCTTCCTCGCTCTCCTGGCCACTCTCCTGACCGCTCTCCTGACCGCTCTCATAGTCCTCAAAGTCTTTGTCCAACACGTATTCGTCGTCAGAGTCGTCAGAGTACCGGTTGTCGTCCCGGTTGTCGTCCCGGTTGTCGTCCCGGTCCCCGGGGTCTCGAACGCTCATggctctttgttttttgtttttttcgcCACCCCCGGTTGTGCTTCGGGGCAGTGTGTTTGGGCACGCTTTCCGCTACACTCTCTGcgatttatttgtgtttttttttcaacggGTCCCTGTGAACCTATCTGGACAGCGCGAGGGCGCTTCTTATTCGGCGAGTATAGTTCAGAGGGGAGCGAGCGGCCTGTTTGACCCGGTCTGGACAGCGCGAGGGCGCTGAGTATTTGGCGAGTATAGTTCCGAGGGGAGCGAGCGGACATTTCGACCCGGTCTGGACAGCACGAGGAAGCGAGAAAGTCCCCCGAGTAGTTCCGAGCGGACGTTTTGACCCGGTCTGGAAAGCGCGAGGGCGCTGCTTATTCGGCGAGTATACTTCCGAGGGGAGCGAGTGGACATCTTGACCCGGTCTGGATGGCACGAGGGCGCTGCGTGTACCCGCGAGTTGTCATACATATGGGCACGAGAGGGGCGAGTCCCTTTGCACCCGGTTTGTTCGAAGGGAAGGGAAAGAAGCGAGCCGAAGTCATTATGACCCGCTCTGGGCAGTGGGAGGGTTAACGGCCCTGGGTCAAAAAACacgcaggagggtcgaaagtaacatgctggagtgtcaaaagtaacacacaggagggtgtaaagagggtaacacgcaggagtgttgaaagtaaggagggttaaaatttgcacactggagggttgaaagtaacacacaggggtcgaaagtaacatgcaggaggttcaaaagtaacacacaggcgggtttaaagtaacacactcctgtaacacacaggagggtcaaaagtaacacagtcctgtaatacaaaagagggtcgaaagtaacacgcaggagggtCGAAGAgggtaacacacaggagtgtttaatgtaacacacaggagggttgaaggagggaaacacacaggagggtttaatgTAACACataggagggtcgaaagtaacacacaggacggtcgaaaataacatgcaggagggtcgaaagtaccACATAGGAGGGTTTAAGGTAACAATCAGGAGGCTCAAAAGTAACATGCAGGacggtctaaagtaacacacaggagggtcttaagtaaaacactggaggattgaagcaggataaaacaaaagagggttaaaagtaacacacaggagggtcaaaaataacacacaggatggttgaaagtaacacccaggagtgttgaaagtaaggaggattaaaacttacacacaggagggttgaaagtaacacccAGGATTGTTGAAAGTacggagggtcaaaagtaacacgcaagagtgttgaaagtaaggagggttaaaatttacacacaggagggtctaaagtaacacacaggacggtcgaaaataacatgcaggagggtctaaagtaacacgcaggagggtcaaaagtataacgcaggagtgttgaaagtaaggagggttaaaatttacacacaggagggtcaaaagtaatacacaggacggtcaaaaataacatgcaggagggtctaaagtaacacacaggacggtcgaaaataacatgcaggagggtctaaagtaacacagaggagggtcaaaagtataacgcaggagtgttgaaagtaaggagggttaaaatttacacacaggagggtcaaaagtaatacacaggacggtcgaaaataacatgcaggagggtcgaaagtaacacataGGAGGGTCTtaagtaaaacactggaggattgaagcaggataaaacaaaggagggttaaaagtaacacataagagggtcaaaaataacacacaggagggttgaaagttaggaggattaaaacttacacacaggagggtcaaaagtaacacgcaggagtgttgaaagtaaggagggttaaaatttacacactggagggtNNNNNNNNNNNNNNNNNNNNgcaggagggtctaaagtaacacacaggacggtcgaaaataacatgcaggagggtctaaagtaacacagaggagggtcaaaagtataacgcaggagtgttgaaagtaaggagggttaaaatttacacacaggagggtcaaaagtaatacacaggacggtcgaaaataacatgcaggagggtctaaagtaacacaggagggtgtaaagagagtaacatacaggagggttgaaaataacatgcaggagggtcgaaagtaacacataGGAGGGTCTtaagtaaaacactggaggattgaagcaggataaaacaaa includes:
- the LOC123979291 gene encoding NAD-dependent protein deacetylase HST1-like encodes the protein MSVRDPGDRDDNRDDNRDDNRYSDDSDDEYVLDKDFEDYESGQESGQESGQESEEEQDDEEEEQEKQDDEEEEGEEEEEEEEEKEEEEEEERQTFVSKKLTWTRDDYEHRSIRTVGSIRTIGSIRRHSSIRSHFPPSRDPPRTPRPSPATLSPRSACCSRTQSRSSVWR